The Candidatus Binataceae bacterium genome includes a region encoding these proteins:
- a CDS encoding PAS domain-containing protein has translation MAQLLKALAQSYAEALAGYLSEHGSKALAGARQIGALASEQGLNADDLAAIHSQALKELARGQIAVSNPPAARFLAEALDALRGTPGAKRTEASTVSRREAELEAEVARLRAHNEELERSNRLMLALLDASTAVIYVKDRQGRVLFVNGQRGLVPQEERQRRLGRTLFDNYPGEVAQSLLDNDRKVWSSGQPLEVEEIIPSAEGPRTFISLKFPLRDQDGTIYAVGGVSTDITERKQAEVKLRQLEDLFRNAQWGMAITGPHGSVNEKVNPAYAQMHGYSEAELEGVPIIDLYAPQDREYAWRQIQRTFEVGRNRFEALRLRKDGSTFPALITTIAVKDEQGRIVYGAGSVLDITEQKQAQRVSEEMKATEQANRELEAFSYAVAHDLRGPLHIIEGFSRVLGKEFGAKLDARGQSHLTHISEAVRNMAGTIEDLLTLSGVTHKELNRESVDLAQLARETLAQLCASAPQRQVEFVAPPSLPEHADPRLCAMLLGNLLGNAFKFTAKRERARIELGVQPHLTPPVYYVRDNGAGFDMAYADKLFAPFQRLHSSHDFEGTGIGLTTVHRIINRHGGRVWAEAAPDQGATFYFTLSNA, from the coding sequence ATGGCGCAGCTCCTGAAAGCATTGGCGCAAAGCTACGCCGAGGCGCTGGCGGGCTACCTGAGCGAACACGGCTCTAAAGCCCTGGCGGGCGCTCGCCAGATTGGCGCGCTGGCGTCGGAACAGGGTTTGAACGCCGACGATTTGGCCGCGATTCATAGCCAGGCGCTCAAAGAGCTGGCGCGCGGACAAATCGCTGTCTCCAACCCGCCAGCGGCGCGCTTTTTGGCTGAAGCGCTGGACGCTTTACGCGGCACGCCCGGCGCCAAGCGCACCGAGGCCTCCACGGTCAGTCGCCGCGAGGCCGAGCTGGAAGCCGAAGTGGCCCGGCTCAGGGCTCACAACGAAGAGCTAGAGCGCAGTAATCGGCTGATGTTAGCGCTGCTGGACGCCAGCACCGCGGTGATTTACGTCAAGGACCGCCAGGGACGGGTGTTGTTCGTCAACGGCCAGCGCGGCTTGGTGCCACAGGAGGAACGCCAGCGGCGCCTAGGGCGAACGCTCTTTGACAATTACCCGGGCGAGGTCGCACAGTCTCTGTTAGACAACGATCGCAAGGTGTGGTCCAGCGGGCAACCTTTGGAGGTGGAAGAAATCATTCCCAGCGCCGAGGGCCCGCGTACCTTCATCTCGCTGAAGTTTCCGCTGCGCGATCAGGACGGCACTATCTACGCAGTAGGCGGGGTCTCCACCGATATCACTGAGCGCAAGCAAGCAGAAGTTAAGTTGCGCCAACTCGAAGATCTGTTTCGCAATGCGCAGTGGGGGATGGCGATCACCGGACCGCACGGGTCGGTCAACGAGAAGGTCAATCCGGCCTACGCCCAGATGCACGGCTACAGCGAGGCTGAGCTGGAAGGGGTACCCATTATCGATCTGTACGCACCGCAGGATCGCGAATACGCCTGGCGGCAGATCCAGCGCACCTTTGAAGTCGGACGCAATCGCTTTGAGGCTCTTCGTCTGCGCAAGGATGGCAGTACGTTCCCAGCCTTGATTACCACCATCGCGGTCAAAGACGAGCAGGGTCGAATTGTGTACGGCGCCGGCAGCGTGCTCGACATTACCGAACAGAAGCAAGCTCAGCGCGTGAGCGAGGAAATGAAGGCGACCGAGCAAGCCAACCGCGAACTGGAGGCGTTCAGTTACGCGGTCGCCCATGACCTGCGCGGTCCGCTGCACATTATCGAAGGTTTCAGCCGCGTTCTAGGCAAGGAATTTGGCGCGAAATTGGACGCCCGCGGGCAGAGCCATTTGACCCACATCAGCGAAGCAGTACGTAATATGGCGGGCACCATCGAGGATCTCCTGACTCTCTCCGGGGTCACCCACAAGGAATTGAATCGCGAATCGGTGGACCTTGCGCAGTTGGCCCGCGAAACCCTAGCTCAACTCTGCGCCAGCGCGCCCCAGCGGCAGGTGGAATTCGTGGCTCCGCCATCCCTGCCCGAGCATGCCGACCCACGCCTGTGCGCGATGCTGCTCGGTAATCTGCTGGGCAATGCCTTCAAATTCACCGCCAAACGTGAGCGCGCCCGCATCGAGCTGGGAGTTCAACCCCACCTGACGCCGCCAGTCTACTATGTGCGCGACAACGGCGCGGGATTCGACATGGCCTATGCCGACAAGCTCTTCGCTCCTTTCCAGCGTCTGCACTCCTCGCATGATTTTGAAGGCACCGGCATCGGCCTGACCACGGTCCATCGCATCATCAACCGCCATGGCGGTCGGGTATGGGCCGAAGCCGCCCCCGATCAGGGCGCGACTTTCTACTTCACCCTATCCAACGCCTGA